One window of Gloeothece citriformis PCC 7424 genomic DNA carries:
- a CDS encoding PEP-CTERM sorting domain-containing protein, whose protein sequence is MWAKKIKLASYGLAIISAIVATPLSALASSIYYIGNSLTDSISYQNFSNIVNEQLGEEQPWGRHIIFGAPLEWIWNHPDRGLSQRPYGRYPTALNNYSWDFLSLQPFDRSLLNDIEYASRFINLAKAQNPDVQVLIHGRWLKRDKQGTSYSELWDRLYTNPESFKKSFTRDYLEQLTTSLGEADLNIKDPILVPIGEVMYELDQKMTKGKIPGFDSIFDIYIDRVHLDNRGRYLTTMTYLATMYGVNPATLDGSAIANLDPKIKQVFDRTIWEVVNESSFTNSEPVPEPFTFFGVGTALTLGMFFKRKISKP, encoded by the coding sequence ATGTGGGCTAAAAAAATTAAACTAGCCAGCTATGGCTTGGCAATTATCTCTGCAATAGTAGCGACTCCCCTAAGCGCGTTAGCTTCTTCCATTTATTATATTGGCAACAGTTTGACAGATAGTATAAGCTACCAAAATTTTAGTAATATTGTCAATGAACAATTAGGAGAGGAACAACCTTGGGGACGACATATAATTTTTGGTGCTCCTTTAGAATGGATTTGGAATCATCCTGATCGGGGTTTGAGTCAACGTCCTTATGGTCGTTATCCTACAGCCCTCAATAACTATAGCTGGGATTTTTTAAGTCTACAACCTTTTGATAGATCTCTGTTAAATGATATAGAATATGCTAGTCGATTTATCAATTTAGCTAAAGCTCAAAATCCTGATGTTCAAGTTCTGATTCACGGACGTTGGCTGAAGAGAGATAAGCAAGGGACAAGTTATTCTGAACTTTGGGATAGGTTATACACCAATCCAGAAAGCTTTAAAAAGAGTTTCACTAGAGATTACTTAGAGCAATTAACTACTTCACTTGGAGAAGCCGATCTGAATATAAAAGATCCGATCTTAGTTCCTATTGGAGAAGTTATGTATGAACTTGACCAAAAGATGACAAAGGGTAAAATTCCTGGATTTGATAGTATCTTTGATATCTATATAGATCGGGTTCATTTAGATAATAGAGGAAGGTATTTAACAACCATGACTTACCTAGCTACAATGTATGGTGTGAATCCAGCCACTTTAGATGGTTCAGCTATTGCTAATCTTGATCCTAAGATCAAACAAGTATTTGATCGAACTATTTGGGAGGTCGTCAATGAATCTTCCTTCACTAATTCAGAACCTGTTCCAGAACCCTTTACTTTTTTTGGAGTAGGAACAGCTTTAACTTTAGGGATGTTTTTCAAACGCAAAATTTCTAAACCCTAA
- a CDS encoding DUF3493 domain-containing protein — protein sequence MSNNRPQKPNPRTQLDPEKYARLKAEAKAPYKGFRMFFYIAFGASGFIGAVIFLAQLVAGRNVSSALPNFALQVGLVALMIWLFRLEQKSP from the coding sequence ATGAGCAACAACCGTCCTCAAAAACCCAACCCACGAACCCAACTCGATCCGGAAAAATACGCTCGTCTAAAAGCTGAAGCCAAAGCACCTTACAAGGGATTTAGAATGTTTTTTTACATTGCCTTTGGGGCTTCTGGGTTCATCGGCGCTGTCATATTTTTGGCACAGTTAGTGGCGGGGAGAAATGTCTCCTCTGCTTTACCTAATTTCGCCTTACAGGTTGGTCTAGTCGCTTTGATGATCTGGCTGTTTCGCTTAGAACAAAAAAGCCCATAG
- a CDS encoding PEP-CTERM sorting domain-containing protein — MLSKKTQIASYCLAIITTVSTPLTALASSIYYIGNSLTDTVSYQDFSKLVKQQLKKEQPWGRHMIPGAPLEWIWNHPDQGFRQRPYGHYPEALNNYSWDFLSLQPFRRPLEKDVEIASRFINLAKAQNPNVQVLIHSNWVRRDKQGTSYSELWDKEYKEKAKNTLTRDYINKFTTALQEANPNLKEPIIVPIGEVLYQLDQQMRAGKVPGFNNIFDIYADQIHLDERGKYLTMMTYLATMYRVNPATLDGSAIVNLDNKVKQIFDQTIWQVVNQKPLSNSENSEVSSPNSKAFPLINIGAGFVGVGTAIGLGVFLKRKLSKNQ, encoded by the coding sequence ATGTTGTCTAAAAAAACTCAAATAGCCAGTTATTGTTTAGCAATAATCACTACTGTATCAACTCCCCTCACAGCTTTAGCTTCATCGATTTACTACATTGGCAATAGTTTAACCGATACGGTATCTTATCAAGATTTTAGTAAGCTCGTTAAACAACAACTGAAAAAAGAGCAACCTTGGGGAAGACACATGATTCCGGGCGCTCCTTTAGAATGGATTTGGAATCATCCCGATCAAGGTTTTAGGCAACGTCCTTATGGTCATTATCCTGAAGCACTTAATAACTATAGCTGGGATTTTTTAAGTCTACAACCTTTTAGAAGACCTTTAGAAAAAGATGTAGAAATTGCTAGTCGGTTTATTAATTTAGCCAAAGCTCAAAATCCTAATGTTCAAGTTCTGATTCATTCAAATTGGGTGAGAAGAGATAAGCAAGGGACAAGTTATTCTGAACTTTGGGATAAAGAATATAAAGAAAAAGCCAAAAATACCTTGACCAGAGATTACATCAATAAATTCACTACAGCACTCCAAGAAGCTAATCCAAATCTTAAAGAGCCGATTATCGTTCCTATTGGGGAAGTATTATATCAGCTTGACCAACAGATGAGAGCCGGAAAAGTGCCGGGATTTAATAATATTTTTGATATTTATGCAGATCAAATTCATTTAGACGAGCGAGGAAAGTATTTAACCATGATGACTTACCTCGCTACAATGTACCGTGTGAATCCAGCCACGTTAGATGGTTCAGCGATTGTCAATCTTGACAATAAAGTTAAACAAATTTTTGATCAAACGATTTGGCAAGTGGTTAATCAAAAACCACTCTCTAATTCAGAGAATTCAGAGGTTTCATCACCCAATTCCAAGGCTTTTCCGTTGATTAACATTGGAGCCGGTTTTGTCGGAGTAGGAACTGCTATCGGGTTAGGAGTTTTTTTAAAACGTAAACTTTCTAAAAACCAATAA